The following are from one region of the Magallana gigas chromosome 4, xbMagGiga1.1, whole genome shotgun sequence genome:
- the LOC136275076 gene encoding putative nuclease HARBI1, which translates to MAAILFTLAREKSLRRQRVFRDRTNPLDVFCDRELICRYRFPRRTIVDFIQQVDRRLSRPTNRSHPLPVSSMVLATLRVLSKGDFQSEAADIHGISQPSFSRMFMGVVDALNASLDNIIFPMGQEEILRTKEDFLRVANFPNVVGAIDGTLIPIMGMTGDDEHVFVCRKGFHAINMQGIVTADLRFTNIVCKYGGATHDAYILANSSIPEIMDQLPGGGWLLGDSGYPLRPWLMTPFLTPQAGQQEKYNACHIKTRNCVERAFGVQISTALPMGQHRSPN; encoded by the exons ATGGCGGCGATTTTGTTTACACTTGCGAGAGAGAAGAGTCTGAGACGTCAGAGAGTTTTCCGGGACCGGACTAACCCCTTAGATGTCTTCTGCGACCGAGAACTGATTTGCCGTTATCGATTCCCGAGGCGGACCATCGTTGATTTCATTCAGCAGGTGGACAGAAGACTTTCACGACCTACTAACAGGTCTCATCCTTTGCCTGTTTCATCTATG GTTTTGGCAACTCTTCGAGTTCTGTCCAAAGGAGACTTTCAGTCTGAGGCTGCTGACATACATGGTATTTCTCAACCCTCATTCAGCAGAATGTTTATGGGAGTCGTTGATGCCCTGAATGCCAGCCTTGACAACATCATTTTTCCGATGGGGCAAGAGGAAATTCTTCGGACAAAGGAGGACTTTTTGAGGGTGGCAAACTTCCCCAACGTAGTTGGTGCCATTGATGGAACTCTGATTCCAATCATGGGAATGACTGGAGACGATGAGCATGTTTTTGTGTGCAGGAAAGGGTTTCATGCCATAAACATGCAGGGAATCGTGACCGCTGACCtgag ATTTACTAACATCGTTTGCAAGTATGGGGGTGCCACACATGATGCATACATACTTGCAAACTCGAGCATTCCCGAGATAATGGACCAGCTGCCAGGTGGAGGATGGCTTTTAGGGGACAGTGGCTACCCCCTTCGTCCATGGCTAATGACTCCTTTCCTCACGCCCCAAGCAGGACAACAGGAGAAGTACAATGCCTGTCACATCAAGACAAGAAACTGCGTTGAGAGGGCTTTTGGTGTCCAGATTTCg ACTGCACTTCCAATGGGACAACATCGCTCCCCCAACTGA
- the LOC117685234 gene encoding nuclear apoptosis-inducing factor 1, with protein sequence MDAKKQRKANFSDVEVEVLVDAVGTSYKVLYGKFSPCLTNNMKTMAWESVTEKVNAVSLQCTRGVVELKKKWQDMQSAVKKKEAQRRKNLTQTGGGPSQLPMLKPWEEKILQLIPQSAISGIEDGVDTSEVRSSPQMSQKPSCLEIQPFIVTEVPAEELENLDTNSDVPVVSQSEEESSLSEPSTSKVRWRIQKWNITILHFSIESVIIGEDGYLSCCWCWNAVFDGPVVEAAATFDDPYTF encoded by the exons ATGGACGCGAAGAAGCAGAGAAAGGCAAATTTTAGCGATGTGGAGGTGGAAGTATTAGTGGACGCGGTGGGAACTAGCTACAAGGTTTTGTATGGAAAGTTCTCACCGTGTCTGACTAACAACATGAAGACAATGGCTTGGGAGTCGGTGACAGAGAA AGTAAACGCCGTAAGTCTGCAGTGCACAAGAGGGGTagtggaattaaaaaaaaagtggcaAGACATGCAGTCTGCCGTCAAGAAGAAGGAAGCTCAACGGAGGAAAAACTTGACGCAAACTGGAGGAGGGCCTTCACAGCTCCCCATGTTGAAGCCTTGGGAGGAGAAA ATATTGCAGTTGATTCCTCAGTCAGCCATATCTGGAATTGAGGATGGGGTGGACACCAGTGAAGTCAGGTCTTCCCCTCAGATGTCCCAAAAACCAAGTTGCCTTGAGATACAGCCATTTATTGTCACTGAGG TTCCAGCTGAAGAACTTGAAAATCTAGACACTAATAGTGATGTGCCAGTTGTCTCTCAATCTGAAG AAGAATCTTCTTTGTCAGAACCGTCTACTTCTAAAG TTAGATGGAGAATTCAAAAATGGAATATTACAATTCTACA TTTCAGCATTGAAAGTGTCATTATCGGAGAAGATGGGTACTTGTCCTGTTGCTGGTGCTGGAATGCGGTCTTCGATGGCCCTGTTGTGGAGGCGGCAGCAACATTCGATGATCCTTACACATTTTGA
- the LOC105349094 gene encoding E3 ubiquitin-protein ligase TRIM71, with amino-acid sequence MAFSESQIPPDAQHYLVCGTEDCEKNCQFYCNDCHQPLCEQCRDEHQKNKKTKSHEVVHYKQRKRPLPVEKCKIHPTRNIELLCEECQIPICSKCTATKEHRSHAFTDLEFVFDEKVSLKCHEEIAKIRNYFDPISQDLKKEIAGDVTEIKKIMEDIRTSMKAEAKSVKKIVDTITSEKIEQVNKIEQSLLETLNNQNQQIDDYINSLNDLIKRFYGYLSPSNIEQLTFALKSENFIIRPIPETSKPVPPVFTAGQYSKEDVAKLMGKIIVPNTKPENRKIKPMETASTQLKPTGKQRKQDRENSDVKQTLSLSSSVTKVREYTVPGVDDVYHISLGKSGRLWASDYDGNLVQTDLQGNQLQKIQTSGGSGYHTVTQDGDLIYTEKNNKVINRITPDNTITEFIKTGDWTPLRIHSSHINGDILVGMKTDEEGKVTRYNKTGTEIQSIQRDNKGQTLYGVPLFITENINGDVCVSDHYIGVVVVDKSGQHRFSYTGQGSWFPPYGICTDVLGHILVCDINSNTVHLLDQDGQFLSLLLTPQQGVKYPRSVCVDDENNLWVGQRKTNTVKVYKYLQ; translated from the coding sequence ATGGCATTTTCTGAATCCCAAATACCACCCGACGCCCAGCATTATTTGGTGTGTGGCACTGAAGACTGTGAGAAGAACTGccagttttactgcaatgaCTGTCACCAACCATTGTGTGAACAATGCAGAGATGAACATCAGAAGAATAAGAAAACCAAGAGCCATGAAGTGGTCCATTATAAACAACGAAAACGACCGCTTCCTGTGGAGAAATGCAAGATCCATCCCACAAGAAACATAGAACTTCTCTGTGAAGAATGCCAGATTCCCATTTGTTCTAAATGCACAGCCACAAAAGAACATCGCAGCCATGCATTTACTGACCTAGAATTTGTCTTTGATGAAAAGGTTTCCTTAAAATGTCATGAAGAAATTGCCAAGATTCGAAATTATTTTGATCCAATTTCTCAAGATTTGAAAAAGGAAATTGCTGGTGATGTCACAGAAATAAAGAAGATCATGGAAGATATAAGAACATCCATGAAAGCTGAAGCCAAGTCAGTCAAAAAAATAGTAGATACAATTACATCAGAGAAAATAGAACAGGTCAACAAAATAGAACAGTCattattagaaacattaaacAACCAAAACCAACAAATAGATGATTACATTAACTCTCTCAATGATTTAATCAAAAGATTTTATGGTTACCTATCTCCTTCAAACATAGAACAATTAACATTTGCCCTCAAATCAGAAAACTTCATTATACGACCCATACCAGAGACATCCAAACCAGTCCCACCTGTATTTACTGCTGGTCAATACAGCAAGGAAGATGTCGCCAAACTAATGGGTAAAATAATTGTCCCCAACACTAAACCagagaacagaaaaataaaacccatgGAGACTGCCTCTACACAGTTGAAACCTACAGGGAAACAGAGGAAACAAGACAGAGAGAACTCTGACGTGAAACAAACACTGTCTCTGTCTTCCTCTGTCACCAAGGTCAGGGAGTACACAGTACCAGGTGTTGATgatgtatatcatatatcactGGGTAAATCAGGCAGACTCTGGGCCAGTGATTATGATGGTAACCTTGTCCAAACAGATCTACAGGGGAATCAGCTACAGAAGATACAAACAAGTGGTGGATCTGGCTACCACACAGTCACACAGGACGGGGATCTGATctatacagaaaaaaacaacaaagtcATCAATAGGATAACACCGGATAATACAAtcactgaattcattaaaacaggaGACTGGACACCACTAAGAATACACTCCTCCCACATCAACGGGGACATACTGGTGGGGATGAAGACAGATGAAGAGGGTAAAGTCACCAGGTACAACAAGACAGGGACAGAAATACAGAGCATACAGAGAGACAACAAAGGACAGACACTGTATGGTGTACCACTCTTcatcacagaaaacatcaatggtgatGTCTGTGTATCAGATCATTACATTGGTGTAGTGGTGGTGGATAAATCAGGACAACAcaggttctcctacacaggTCAGGGGTCATGGTTTCCTCCCTATGGAATATGTACTGATGTACTCggtcacatcctggtgtgtgatatTAACAGTAACACAGTTCATCTTCTGGATCAGGACGGTCAGTTTTTGTCTCTACTACTCACACCACAACAAGGGGTAAAGTATCCCCGTAGTGTGTGTGTGGATGATGAGAACAATCTCTGGGTGGGACAACGTAAAACCAACACAGTGAAAGTGTACAAGTATCTACAGTGA